The segment tctgaacaATTCTTTACAAATAAGTACAGCCTAGATGTATATCAGCTGGCACATTTGGACTCCTTCCTGTGCCCTTTATATTTCATGCTCCTTTTTAGGGCCAAAGTTTGAACTGATCTACTGATCTACTCCTCAGGCCAATTTTAGGAAGCACAATTATCACGCGGAAACAGACATCACTATACTACAACATTTTTAACTAATGTTATGGGTGTTTTGATgctaataaacaaaaacatgtaccATATAACTGCCTGAAAAAGGGCATTTAAACTTGTTATACTTCTCTTTATTCACCAGTTCCCACAAAACCAGTATCCCCATATGGCAATTACAACGGTCAGATACGAAGTTGTGTGTATCAGCCCACAGAGCTGGCCCTGATTGCAAAGGGTCTGACAAAGGTGAGTGTGTTCATGTCGTAAGAATTTACACCACAAGTGGCCACAtttgaaatacaaatattatTGTGTTCCTACAGATGAACCAAGATGCTATGATCCCTCGAGCCACAGTCCCTTCTTTGAATCCAGGAAGTGGCGACACCCTAACTCTCTCAGCGGAGTCCCCGTCATCCTAAGCAGTCGTAAGCAGGCAGACTGTGAGAAGGACATGGCACACGTATTTGTAACAGCtatgaaaatatttcctttgGGGTTAGTTCTACCATCACTTGCTAGTAGCACATGTAATGTATCCCTTTTTTGTATTCCTTGtgaaaatgctttaaatgaTAAGACACTGTGGTAAATATCAAGGAATATGCAACATCATCACCTAGTGCTTGTCACTTCCTAATTTTGCCTTGGAGTTTATCTCCTCCGTCCATGTTCTGCTCGCCAGTTTCATGTGTATGGAGGACTGccataaataaaagattataATGACCAGGGATGGGCTGCTTTTTAGAGGCTAATGTATTTAGAGCCACTATGAAAATTTCCATATGGAAAGGTTGTGTCTCACATTgctccatttcatttccattttgcagTATTGAAACTAGACCCTTAAACGTTCAAGGAAACTCTTAAGCATCTTTGCtcatttgttgtttcattcaATGGACTCCTCACAAAGACAGTCGTCCATCAGTTGATTGTAATGCATGTGTCTCTCTGGGAAGGCCAGATTATTCTAATAATTCTAATTAAAAAGATAGAAGAAGACACTTAAACTGTTATCTCTAGTAGTTTtttaaactcacacacacacacacacacacacacacaggttagtAATGTGTCAATGTGATTAACTGACTAAAAATGTtgattatattataaaatattgttCATTTATATGTTATCATAAATCTGCTGCATGCCATTTGTTATTCTGTTAGGTATTGCATGGCAGCATTTTGAAATTATGATCTGATCCAGACTTCTCCTGACAGCCATATGATTTTGTAGTTTCTTGGATTTACAATgaagtttgaagtttttatGTAAAAGTGTAAATTCTAACTTATTAAAGTGTTAAAGGTTCCTTAAATCCTGTGAGGCTGTTGGGTCATTGGATTTTCACAGGCAACTGAAAAGTATGCAGGTGTTGAACACTGAAAGAGGAAGTGTCCCAAGGACTATCATCTCCATTGTCTAAAGCAATTTACATATTATGGCTTCATAAACAGCACATAGTTTTCATATTATGGGCTTTCATTTTACACAGCTGAACAAGACAGATACCAGTTCTGTGTAGCACTGAGGGTGATAGTGTGGAAATGTTACGAGACACTAAGAGAAATCCTTCAATGAATCCATATAATGCTCTTTACCAATCAGATTTCAAGTCTGCAATAACTTTAGTATAACACTGTGGATGCACCGATATTTGGAGTGAATGTTAACGACTGAGCTGTCAGTtgttaacagcagcagcaacaacaaaaggcCTCCAGGATCGTTCACAGTATGCATGTTTGTTACATAAGAAGCCAAACATACAGGAAACAATGCCAATACAAGCAcaaaactcacaaaaacacacccacatgcTTGGTGAATGGGGTTTAAGCACTGAATATTTTTGCTTATGCAATGAAGGGCCAACTTTGTTTTAGACAAATTAGCATGGAAATCaccaggaaaatgtttttaagaaCATTATTTTCACTATTATGACACTTACACACATAGCCTCAGAGTAAGATACAGCTGCCTCCCGGCAGGCTGAGTAGGTCCCCCAATCACACATCACCTTGTACTGTCAACAGCTGATTCAAAGAGGAAAGTGCCCACCAACTGGAAATCAGACAGATCACAGTTGTACAACAGCATACATTTTGACTTAATCAGTAATGCCTTGAGCCTGCACTGTCCGATCACCAGCGCACAGACGGCTCAGCAACACATGCAAACCAACTTGCGTCTTGCCAACATGATGTatccaaataaaagcaaaacagagcAGTTGGGGATATCACAGTGTTTTCTCAGCACTTCATTATCACAGCCTCTTCTTTTAGCTTTACCAAGTTACCTGTCTGCTGTCCCGAGGTAGCCATGACAAGGTGTTAGCAATATTGTCTCATGAAGGAGTTAGCAATTAGGTTTAACTCTACAAAAAATGAACCCCACACTATGAATGCATATAATATTATGTCAACTATATTACACATTAATTCCTCATTAGTGACATGAGCCGAAAACATTAACAGCACCTTTCTCTGACAGGCAGCAACCGCAAATCCCCTGATATTAAGAATAGCTGTCTTGTGCACATGGACACAGGTGGTTGGGCTCAGCTCCAAGGAGGCAGCACTACCAATCAAAAGCAGCTGTCCCCACTTAATGCATTTTCTTGTCACTGTGACAACCCTCAGAGGACAaacactgatgaaacaaaaaaagactgagGGCTTTACAGGTTAAcctgaacaaacagaaatgtgaacCCAAAGACCAGACAACAGGTATTTAGTATTACTAGGTAAAGCCATCTGTTGATATTATCAATATTACAAATGCATTCAATTTCTAACTCTTGCCTTTTGATCGAGGGTGCTTTAAAAGATCAGGCTACCCAACAACAAATCTGAATTAGTATATTTTGTTCAAGAGGCCACACAAAGGCCTTGTTCATGAGGGTAAAGCTTTTAGGGATTAGAAATGTAAATAGCTTTGCCAGGCTCTAATAAGTATTTCCCATTTTAAAAGGctgatgtgatttatttttcccaaGATTCAGGCTCTCTGGGAGGTATACAGAGAATTGAGTTATAAACCAGTTTTTACATTCTGTCTCTCCAAAGGTTGGTTTATTCTTCAAAATACAATCTAGAACCTGGAAACAGcaagtaaaacacattttttgaaaagCACCTTTTAACAGCAAGATAATGCAACGTATTCTGAGAGAGTGGAGGAGTTGCATGGCTTTCAAAGATTATCTTATCCTATGACTGAAAGCTCCAGaacaaaaatcaattaaaattaaaaattattaaatggACCTGAAAGAGATGACCAGATTTATGAAAGGTCAGGTAATTTATGAACCTTTAAGTTTTTAAAGCttaagaacaaaaaacacattaaatgttATCAAAATAATGGGGATTTAACAAAGGGGCAAATCCTTCCTGCAGATatagattattattataattttttttttttttttaacgtgttgtatttatacatttcacTCAATTTCACCTACTAAACACAGACTGCTGACTACATAAACTAGATGAAAAGCAACATATATACTATGGCACAGTGTGCCGACAAAAATATACTTACATACATTTTAAGAAGTCTGAAATAATTCATTCCACAGAGTCTGTCATCTCTCTTAACAACTAATCAAAATCCAGCGCTCTGTACGAGGACTGCCATCTAGTGGATCTACAGAAATTAATCTGAGGTGTACATTTGCCTTGAGATAATTTGATGACATGGTTTTATTGGATTATGTCACAGTGGTTAtcttaaaatgggaaaatgaagGCAGTGATTGCTTGCTGGTGAACAGCACAGCTGAAAACTCAATGAAAGCATCTTGTCTGTATGTTATTCGTGGTAGTTTGAGGTGATTGGGTACACTGATCATAATAATATCCAGTTCTCTTTTGAACCAAACAGATGATTATGATGGCGAGTGAATGTCTTTCAAACTTACCTTATACTATGGCCCGTGATTCCAAATACATACACACTACATTGCAGTAGGCTCTTCAATTGGCAAATCAGATCCAGTTACGAGGAATACATACAGTCTTCTGATGGCTATCTTATGATCCGTCTCAGTTTTTGAACATCACTGCTGACTGCAGTCAGTCATTGAGTTGGTAACACAGGACATCATTGAAGGATCTAAAGTTTTGCCAGGCTGGCAGTCCTTGcctcttgctgctgctgcttttgttttttcagatgacGATAAGCTTCCACTGCTCGTTCCCGCTCCTCCTCCATGATTCTTTGTCTGGCCATGGAGGGATTGGCTGTGGAGGACACTGTGTGCCCCAAAAGAGAGTTGAGAAGCAGATCCTTTGAAGCCTTCTGCAATATGGAGGTAGAACAGAAAAACTGTTAACCACTTATTCAAACATCACTAGCATCACACGATAAATGTACATCATTTTTACCTGAGGTTTGACTTGAGCTTTTTTGGGTTTAGTTGTCAAAGTTGGTGGGGCCATTGAGACTTCTCCAAAGGGAACGTGATCTATAgaacaaaaatcattttgtaaaTACAAAAAGCTTTGATGGAATAATCTGGAGGTTcctaaatataaacacattaaaaagaaagaaaatgtttgaccCTGCTGCAACCCTTTGTTGACTGAAAAAATGCCAAGAGAAACAAGATTCAAGTGCAAGGTTTTTAGAAAACATCCCTATGCTTTTCTCTCCAACAGAACGGAGCGTGACAACTATCTCATCCTTTTCCTGAGATGGCCATTTTACGATTAAAGCGTCTTCAAAACACTGTTATTAAAATTCTTTTAAATACCAGAAAACATGAGCAAAGTTCTTTTAAAATTTTCCACAAGTTCAAGAACTTAACAAAATATGTTCCTCTGCTCATACTAGTATTCAAATCATGGCCCAAATAATTTTCTGATATTCTCTCAAGATATAACGCAGTTTATACATATTCAGAAATCTGGCAAGCTAGTTGTGGAGAACCAAGTGAAACTGCAGGAATGGAGTCTTAACCCCACACCCAACATGTCTCAATGTAACAAACTACCCCCTCACATTGTTTGTGGTTATtattgctgatatttttttttttccaaaccttacccacaaacatttctttttccatcatgGCCTCTTGTCGGTTCAACTTTTTCTGGTGCAGCCTCTGTAATCGCACTCTATCATTCCTGTAACACGACAGCAAAGAAGAATCAATCAATTAGATATGGATCATTCAAGGATGATAACACAGTTCTCTGTTTATCTGTGTACCTATCTTGcatataaatgtgtgtaaagCGTTATTACTCTGGGGCAGCTGGCATCCACCAAACCAAGACAAACGTCAATCCTCCCTCATCTTTGCTGCTGACTTactccttctttttctcagaCTTGGCCTGGTCTTCCTCCAGCTCAGGCTTCCTGTCTGCCTGGTTCCgggtgaggaagaggacgtGGTCCGTCTCCCTCTGCATGCGGCGGACGTAGGCCTTCTCACTTTCATTCTTCTGCCTCCTGAAGTGTGGCACAGGTATGTCTCCGTCCCGGGGCTCCTGGGCAGCTGAGAAACACAGAGCATCTTGGGGTTTATAGAGCAAACTAATCGCTGAAACGTGTTAGAaagttgctgttgtttgtttagctCACCTTCTTTCAGCTTTTTGGATTTCATGGATCCAGATTTCAGCTCCGCTCTGCTCTTCATGATCTCCCTGAGCCTGAAGGGGATATGTTGAAGGTGGTCCTGCTGTTTGGCTTT is part of the Echeneis naucrates chromosome 8, fEcheNa1.1, whole genome shotgun sequence genome and harbors:
- the ccdc137 gene encoding coiled-coil domain-containing protein 137 isoform X2, whose product is MGKSKKNKTGDSGKRANKAGKHSRDVKLKRDDKPKKAKQQDHLQHIPFRLREIMKSRAELKSGSMKSKKLKEAAQEPRDGDIPVPHFRRQKNESEKAYVRRMQRETDHVLFLTRNQADRKPELEEDQAKSEKKKENDRVRLQRLHQKKLNRQEAMMEKEMFVDHVPFGEVSMAPPTLTTKPKKAQVKPQKASKDLLLNSLLGHTVSSTANPSMARQRIMEEERERAVEAYRHLKKQKQQQQEARTASLAKL
- the ccdc137 gene encoding coiled-coil domain-containing protein 137 isoform X1, translated to MGKSKKNKTGDSGKRANKAGKHSRDVKLKRDDKPKKAKQQDHLQHIPFRLREIMKSRAELKSGSMKSKKLKEAISLLYKPQDALCFSAAQEPRDGDIPVPHFRRQKNESEKAYVRRMQRETDHVLFLTRNQADRKPELEEDQAKSEKKKENDRVRLQRLHQKKLNRQEAMMEKEMFVDHVPFGEVSMAPPTLTTKPKKAQVKPQKASKDLLLNSLLGHTVSSTANPSMARQRIMEEERERAVEAYRHLKKQKQQQQEARTASLAKL